The genomic segment TAGGCTTGCCGAGCAAAGACCTCCAGGCCCTGCCTGAAGGCGTGTTCACAGGCCTCTGTGAAGAGCTGGAAGCCTGCAATGAACTGGAGCGCCGTCGCCTGCTGCACATCGCCTATGAGCGGCGTCACGAACGCCAGATCCTGATACCTCTGGCCAAACACCGCGCCATGCCACGCATCGGGCCTGATACCTGCCGTCTTGCAGCTCAGGTCATGTTCTGCATTGATGAGCGTGAGGAGTCCATCCGGCGTGCTTTGGAAGAGATTGACCCCAGCATTGAAACTCACGGTGCCGCCGGGTTCTTTGGCTGCGCCATTGATTACACAGGCATTGATGATGCCCATGGTGTGCCCCTTTGCCCCGTGGTGGTAAAGCCCGCGCATGAGGTGCGCGAAAAGCCCATGGATGGGCACTCTGCCACGGATGCAAAGCGCCAGTCTTTGCGCCGGGTATGGGCGAAGGTGGTGCGCCATGGTTACATCTCTTCCCGGACGTTGGTGCGTGGCTCTTTCAGCACCGCCTTCCTTGGTTTTTTTAGCCTCTTCCCCATGGCTCTGCGTGTGCTCAGCCCACTGAGTTATGCACGCTTCATGGGTAAACTGAATGACATCTTCCTGCCGGAGCCCCGCACAGAGCTTTCCTTCATGCGTGATGACGCCACGTCAAAGGATGCCACGTCGGGGCTCCTGCTGGGATTCAGCACGCAGGAGAAGGCTGATCGTGTGGCCAGCGTGCTGGGGCCTGCTGGTTTGCACAAAGGCCATGCCCGTCTGGTCGTGGTGCTGGGCCACGGCTCTACCAGCCTGAATAATCCCCATGAATCTGCGCATGATTGTGGCGCATGCGGCGGCCGCCGAGGTGGCCCGAATGCCCGCGTCTTTGCTGCTATGGCGAATCGGCCTGAAGTGCGTGAAAGCCTGCGCGCCAAAGGCATCGTCATACCTGACGATACTTGGTTCATCGGTGGCTATCATGACACCTGCAATGACAACATTGATCTCTATGATCTGGATGCTGTGCCAGACTCACATCGAGGTGACCTAGCCAGTGTGCGCGAGTCTTTGGACAAGGCCCGTGCGATGAGTGCGCATGAGCGTGCCCGGCGCTTTGAAGCTGCTGGAAAGGGCCTGGATGCTTCCGGCGGGCTGCATCACGTGCAAGAGCGCGCCGAGCACCTGGGCGAGCCACGACCTGAGTATGGGCATTGTACAAATGCCGTCACCCTGGTGGGTCGGCGTGAGGCCACCCGTGGTCTGTTCTTTGATCGTCGTGCTTTCTTGGTCAGTTATGATGCGACGAAAGACCTGGAAAACAAGGCGCTCGCTGCTGTCTTGGGCGCGGTGATCCCCGTCTGTGGCGGCATCAGTTTGGAATACTATTTTTCTTTTGTGGACAACGAAGGCTACGGCTGTGGGACCAAGCTGCCGCACAATGTCACGGGTCTTGTGGGCGTCATGAATGGTTTTCAGGGTGACCTCCGCACAGGTTTGCCTCTTCAGATGGTGGAGATCCATGAACCCGTGCGCATCCTCTTTGTGGTGGAAACCACGCCTGAGCGTGTCATGAGCACCATCTTGGCGAATCCCTTGCTGAAGGAGTTTTTGGTGAATCGCTGGATCCGTCTCGCTACCATGGACCCCGAAGATGGCCACATCGAAATCTATCGCGATGGTGTCTTTGAAAAACTGGAAGGAGATGAGGAGCCTCTCCCCGTAGCCGCTTCCTCCATGGCTTATTACTCCGGTAAGATCGAGCACCTGCCTGTCGCTCGGATTGATCCCCATCTCACCCACGCAGCGTGATCGGTGCCTTCCTTTGATTCGACCTTTGTCCTTCCCATGTCCCCTGAAAAAATCATCCTATCCGTGGTCGCCCTGCCCGGTGTTTTCTTTCTTTTGTTAGGCCTCGTCTGGCTTCTTGGAGGGCACCTTTCAGAAAGGGCGCTCTCTCGCCTCACTAGGGGTGCCTATGCCCTACTCACTCTCGCGGTGGCTTCCATCGGGCTGAAAATGTGGCAGGCCGGCACGCCTTCCATTCAGCTTTCTTTGGGGGATTGGTTTCACGTAGATCATTACGGTTACCCACTGTCGTTCCTGGTGGATCGTCTGTCCCTGCCCATGATGGGCGTCACCGTGGTGCTGGCTGGCATCGTAGGTTCCTTTTCAGTGCGTTATTTGCATCGGGACCCAGGCTTCTATCGCTTCTTTCTCCTCCTGCATCTCTTCACCTTCGGGGCGCTGCTAGTCTTTACCGCAGGTTCCTTAGACTTGCTCATGGCGGGCTGGG from the Prosthecobacter dejongeii genome contains:
- a CDS encoding DUF2309 domain-containing protein produces the protein MSASPSSAPCDCHGHPAAPASGDVNEKLHHLLDHASHYLPAQGPIGVFIHHNTLHAFQHQPFEKAVLEAAHVFKTEPYMSEEAYQKERQRGRILDQDIDAAVKNEADAEIIPGRLTRRQLRRALLIPGVRRVNGRNIAWHVEEGEMLQAFRTDLDPLAARALATDSPQALWEVCTRRYKPQPAPALPRPKRPREAVMASRGVDLDLIVHPPLIRLTGAYLDQGIAYWPMPLREQGLLKAARQIIALPFSVYPAHLSRIGQVFSDQEKRGLEAEAVVNEMLVKLGVPEAEWQDYIIAELLPLAGWAGLVRCLEKDPSLAPHDRVRCSLMEFLALRLTYTAVALESVMGDTKSWRRLKAPVVSSDPLTHQARLYDAAQLLGLPSKDLQALPEGVFTGLCEELEACNELERRRLLHIAYERRHERQILIPLAKHRAMPRIGPDTCRLAAQVMFCIDEREESIRRALEEIDPSIETHGAAGFFGCAIDYTGIDDAHGVPLCPVVVKPAHEVREKPMDGHSATDAKRQSLRRVWAKVVRHGYISSRTLVRGSFSTAFLGFFSLFPMALRVLSPLSYARFMGKLNDIFLPEPRTELSFMRDDATSKDATSGLLLGFSTQEKADRVASVLGPAGLHKGHARLVVVLGHGSTSLNNPHESAHDCGACGGRRGGPNARVFAAMANRPEVRESLRAKGIVIPDDTWFIGGYHDTCNDNIDLYDLDAVPDSHRGDLASVRESLDKARAMSAHERARRFEAAGKGLDASGGLHHVQERAEHLGEPRPEYGHCTNAVTLVGRREATRGLFFDRRAFLVSYDATKDLENKALAAVLGAVIPVCGGISLEYYFSFVDNEGYGCGTKLPHNVTGLVGVMNGFQGDLRTGLPLQMVEIHEPVRILFVVETTPERVMSTILANPLLKEFLVNRWIRLATMDPEDGHIEIYRDGVFEKLEGDEEPLPVAASSMAYYSGKIEHLPVARIDPHLTHAA